In a single window of the Microbacterium sp. SL75 genome:
- a CDS encoding carbohydrate ABC transporter permease has product MTTTAAPPPALRTPRRKRRTRIDDRGWLFVLPFALVFALVFLAPLAYSVYLSLFRDQLIGGNAFVGLDNYIAAFGDAKFWDGFGRVLLFLVVQVPIMLLLALGAALAIDSARLHAAGFYRMVIFLPYAVPAVVAVLMWGYIYGDQFGLTRNLNDLLGGQVVQPFLPEWMLLSIGNIVTWQFVGYNMLIFYSSLKTIPNELYEAASIDGAGAWRTIFSIKIPAVRGAVVIATIFSIIGSFQLFNEPNILKPLAPNVISTFFTPNMYAYNLSFAGQQYNYAATIAIIMGVITAVIAYVVQLRGSRQEAR; this is encoded by the coding sequence ATGACGACCACCGCGGCACCCCCGCCCGCCCTGCGCACCCCCCGGCGCAAGCGGCGCACCCGAATCGACGACCGCGGCTGGCTGTTCGTCCTCCCGTTCGCCCTGGTCTTCGCGCTCGTCTTTCTCGCACCGCTGGCGTACTCGGTGTACCTCAGCCTGTTCCGCGACCAGCTGATCGGCGGCAACGCCTTCGTGGGGCTCGACAACTACATCGCCGCCTTCGGCGACGCGAAGTTCTGGGACGGCTTCGGACGCGTCCTGCTCTTCCTCGTGGTGCAGGTGCCGATCATGCTGCTGCTCGCGCTCGGTGCGGCCCTCGCCATCGACAGCGCGCGCCTCCACGCCGCCGGCTTCTACCGCATGGTGATCTTCCTGCCCTACGCGGTGCCCGCCGTCGTGGCCGTACTCATGTGGGGCTACATCTACGGCGACCAGTTCGGTCTGACCCGCAACCTGAACGACCTCCTCGGCGGACAGGTCGTGCAGCCATTCCTGCCGGAGTGGATGCTGCTGTCGATCGGCAACATCGTCACCTGGCAGTTTGTCGGCTACAACATGCTCATCTTCTACTCCTCGTTGAAGACCATTCCGAACGAGCTGTACGAAGCGGCATCCATCGACGGAGCGGGTGCGTGGCGCACGATCTTCTCGATCAAGATCCCCGCCGTCCGCGGCGCCGTGGTGATCGCGACGATCTTCTCGATCATCGGCAGCTTCCAGCTCTTCAACGAACCGAACATCCTCAAGCCCCTGGCACCCAACGTGATCTCGACGTTCTTCACGCCGAACATGTACGCCTACAACCTCTCGTTCGCCGGCCAGCAGTACAACTACGCGGCCACGATCGCCATCATCATGGGCGTCATCACCGCCGTCATCGCTTACGTCGTGCAGCTGCGCGGCTCCCGTCAGGAGGCGCGATGA
- a CDS encoding carbohydrate ABC transporter permease, translating into MTTATAPRTDTVAVTTSRQGTRRRFARSSPTHSKKSVVLSIVMALYLLYTLVPLAWLLINSTKTQPELFSTFGLWFGSDFALGDNIVQTLTYRDGIFLRWLGNTLLYVVVGAGGATLLATLAGYGLAKYNFRGRKAVFAVVLGAIAVPGTALAVPTFLLFSQLGITNTPWAIIIPSLISPFGLYLIWVYATDAIPTELLEAARMDGAGEFRTFFTISIRLLTPGIVTVLLFAVVATWNNYFLPLIMLSDPAWYPLTVGLNQWNAQATGVAAQPIYNLVITGSLLSIIPIVAAFLLLQRFWQSGLTAGSVKE; encoded by the coding sequence ATGACCACCGCGACCGCACCCCGTACCGACACCGTGGCCGTGACCACTTCCCGCCAGGGCACGCGCCGCCGCTTCGCGCGCAGCTCCCCCACGCACAGCAAGAAGTCCGTGGTCCTCAGCATCGTCATGGCGCTTTACCTGCTGTACACGCTCGTGCCCCTGGCGTGGCTGCTCATCAACTCCACCAAGACCCAGCCCGAGCTCTTCTCGACGTTCGGCCTGTGGTTCGGCAGCGACTTCGCCCTCGGCGACAACATCGTGCAGACCCTGACCTACCGCGACGGGATCTTCCTGCGCTGGCTCGGCAACACGCTGCTCTACGTCGTCGTCGGCGCGGGTGGCGCGACCCTGCTCGCCACCCTCGCGGGCTACGGCCTGGCGAAGTACAACTTCCGCGGCCGCAAGGCGGTCTTCGCCGTCGTCCTGGGTGCGATCGCCGTTCCGGGTACCGCTCTGGCGGTGCCGACGTTCCTGCTGTTCAGCCAGCTGGGCATCACGAACACCCCGTGGGCCATCATCATCCCCTCGCTCATCAGCCCCTTCGGTCTCTACCTGATCTGGGTCTATGCGACGGATGCCATCCCCACCGAGCTGCTCGAAGCCGCCCGCATGGACGGGGCGGGCGAGTTCCGCACCTTCTTCACCATCTCGATCCGCCTGCTCACCCCGGGAATCGTCACGGTGCTGCTGTTCGCGGTCGTGGCGACGTGGAACAACTACTTCCTCCCGCTGATCATGCTGAGCGACCCCGCCTGGTACCCGCTCACGGTCGGCCTCAACCAGTGGAACGCGCAGGCGACCGGCGTCGCCGCGCAGCCCATCTACAACCTCGTGATCACCGGATCGCTGCTCTCGATCATCCCGATCGTCGCGGCCTTCCTGCTGCTCCAGCGCTTCTGGCAGTCGGGTCTGACCGCCGGCAGCGTCAAGGAGTGA